Proteins co-encoded in one Arachis hypogaea cultivar Tifrunner chromosome 11, arahy.Tifrunner.gnm2.J5K5, whole genome shotgun sequence genomic window:
- the LOC112723254 gene encoding uncharacterized protein, translated as MENNNLYMNKFEVKRVENGRVIISNAVLHSSGKSVKILEVSSDDREEVERQKRCFQTSLALSSKLFLQGLFCFPENNGKRWVFIYENYDIDLANAWARNWDEFRVYLKQFLLALSSLYEEKNMRHGKISPYNFVINGDRGGLVTGVEGNPFPNFMSKDAVVRDEMWDLRNILFSSLNLGASSKELDMFLDFLPWCGSWKQVFCHPFFLDFQHRCYYFLLANQYLNDYLRKSKHAIRLGDAIKMELQNHQIYMKNWKVGVNRVNYPAMIHILNDPNTNYGYGSNEFLRFARNCVAHLYIVPNGGMCQQAETLVRRIEDSYPAFLCAVHRVFVAATIYIFDMP; from the exons ATGGAGAACAATAATTTGTATATGAACAAGTTTGAAGTCAAAAGAGTAGAAAATGGCAGAGTTATCATCTCAAATGCAGTATTGCACAGTAGCGGAAAAAGTGTCAAAATTCTGGAAGTTTCAAGTGATGATAGAGAAGAAGTTGAGAGGCAGAAACGTTGTTTTCAGACTTCCTTGGCACTCTCATCGAAACTTTTTTTACAAGGACTTTTTTGTTTTCCCGAGAATAATGGAAAGAGATGGGTTTTTATTTATGAGAATTATGACATTGATTTAGCAAATGCTTGGGCTCGCAATTGGGACGAATTCAGGGTTTATCTCAAACAATTTTTACTAGCTCTGTCAAGTTTATACGAAGAAAAGAACATGCGTCATGGGAAAATAAGCCCGTATAATTTTGTAATAAATGGGGACAGAGGAGGACTCGTTACCGGAGTCGAGGGAAATCCTTTTCCTAATTTCATGAGCAAAGATGCCGTTGTTAGGGACGAGATGTGGGATCTACGTAACATTTTATTTTCTTCGCTGAATCTCGGTGCATCTTCAAAAGAACTCGATATGTTCTTAGATTTTTTACCATG GTGTGGATCATGGAAGCAGGTGTTTTGTCATCCGTTTTTCTTAGATTTTCAACACAGatgttattattttcttttggCCAACCAATATTTAAATGACTATTTAAGAAAATCTAAGCATGCCATCCGTCTGGGAGACGCAATTAAAATGGAACTTCAGAACCATCAGATATATATGAAAAACTGGAAAGTTGGAGTGAACAGAGTGAACTATCCGGCAATGATACACATTTTGAATGATCCAAATACAAATTATGGTTATGGTTCTAATGAGTTTCTTCGATTTGCAAGAAACTGTGTAGCTCACCTATACATTGTG CCTAATGGTGGGATGTGTCAACAAGCTGAAACTTTGGTGAGAAGGATTGAGGATTCCTATCCTGCTTTTTTATGTGCAGTACATCGTGTGTTTGTGGCGGCgacaatttatatttttgataTGCCTTAA